The window GATTATGAATTGCCTTCATTGACGCAATCGTATTTTTATCCGGTTTGGAGGAAATCGAGATGACGAATTGGAATGAAATAGATGCAAAGGTGAAACAATGGCTGCGGGAGGCAGGGGACAATATACGAAAATCGTTCACTGAAACATTGGATATTCAAACAAAATCAAATCCAAATGATTTAGTAACCAACATGGATAAAGCGACTGAACAATTTTTTATCGAAAAAATTAAACAAAACTATCCGGATCATTCGATATTGGGCGAGGAAGGGTTTGGCGATAAGCTTGAGTCATTGGATGGGGTCGTGTGGATTATTGATCCGATTGACGGGACCATGAATTTTATTTATCAGCAGCGTCATTTCGCTATATCCATCGGGATTTTCGAAAACGGAATCGGTCGATTGGGATACATTTATGATGTGGCACATGATGAGCTTTATTTTGCCGAAAAAGGGAAAGGAGCCTTTTTAAACGGCAAGCCGTTAAAAAAACTGGCTCCTGTTAAAGTGGAAGAAGCGATTATTGCTTTAAATTCTACTTGGCTGGTTCAAAATCGAAGAATGGATCCAAAGCCGCTCATTTCATTGGCCCAAACGGTGCGAGGAACGCGGTCTTACGGAACGGCAGCGTTGGAATTTGCTTATGTGGCAGCCGGTATATTAGATGGATATATCACGATGAGGCTTTCACCATGGGATTTTGCCGCCGGAAAAATTCTGGTGGAAGAAACAGGTGGAATTGTGACAAACTTAAAAGGGGAGCCGCTTAATTTGCTAGAGAATAACACGATATTTGTAGCAAAACCTGGTTTGCATACGGAAATTATGGAGCGATTCCTTCAAAATATTTAACGTAAACAAAAATTCGCTAAAAGTGCTTGCCATCCAGCACTTTTAGCGGTCACGTTTACAGTCTGCCTTCTTCTCTTCTTTTTCGTTTTAATTTAAAGCCCGTTCCCATGATGGCGAATAATAAAATAATACAAATGATGATGCCGGCCAAGCTTTGTTCTGCGATGAATATGCCAATGCCAATGATGCTGGCGGCTGCTGCAACTGCAAAAAATAAGAAAATCCATTGAATGTTTTTCATCACCAGTTAAGCCTCCTTCTCTCTCATATTTTACATAACTCTTTTTCAATTTTCTACATTCTGTGATATAATTGATGGGTTAATGGAAAAACTTTTATTTCAACGTGCAAACAGACAATGCAAATTGCTGTGGTAATAGAAAGGAAGTATTACTTTGAATAGAAGGGAAAATATACGCAACATTGCTATCATTGCCCACGTAGACCACGGGAAAACAACATTGGTGGACCAATTGCTTCGCCAATCGGGAATTTTCCGATCCAATGAGCATGTGGAAGAGCGGGCGATGGACTCGAATGATTTGGAAAGAGAACGCGGTATTACCATTTTGGCAAAAAATACGGCTGTTCAATACAAAGATGTAAAGATCAATATTTTGGATACTCCTGGCCATGCTGACTTTGGAGGAGAAGTAGAACGTATTATGAAAATGGTCGATGGGGTACTGCTTGTGGTCGATGCCTACGAAGGTTGTATGCCGCAAACCCGATTTGTCTTGAAAAAAGCATTGGAACAAAATTTAACTCCTATCGTTGTAGTGAATAAAATCGACAGAGAATTCGCTCGTCCCGAAGAAGTAGTGGATGAAGTGCTTGAACTGTTTATCGAGTTGGATGCCAATGACGATCAACTTGAATTTCCTGTCATTTATGCTTCTGCCATTAACGGGACGGCAAGCACAACTCCAGACAAACAAGGAGAAAACATGCAGCCGCTGTTTGACGCGATCGTCGAGCATATCCCG of the Bacillus smithii genome contains:
- a CDS encoding inositol monophosphatase family protein; its protein translation is MTNWNEIDAKVKQWLREAGDNIRKSFTETLDIQTKSNPNDLVTNMDKATEQFFIEKIKQNYPDHSILGEEGFGDKLESLDGVVWIIDPIDGTMNFIYQQRHFAISIGIFENGIGRLGYIYDVAHDELYFAEKGKGAFLNGKPLKKLAPVKVEEAIIALNSTWLVQNRRMDPKPLISLAQTVRGTRSYGTAALEFAYVAAGILDGYITMRLSPWDFAAGKILVEETGGIVTNLKGEPLNLLENNTIFVAKPGLHTEIMERFLQNI
- a CDS encoding YlaF family protein, yielding MKNIQWIFLFFAVAAAASIIGIGIFIAEQSLAGIIICIILLFAIMGTGFKLKRKRREEGRL